The genomic DNA AGCTTTGAAGAAATTGTAGTTGGCTGGATTATTCTGCTGCTGGTGGCAACGGGTGTGGCGCTGCTGTCGCGCTGGGTTCGCATTCCTTACGTCACGGGACTGGTGCTGGCGGGGTTGGTGATTGCCCCCTGGATTCCCGATCGCGTCAGTCTGAATTCCTCGCTGATTTTGAATTTATTTCTACCGATTCTGCTGTTCGAGGCGGCAATTAACACAGATATTAGTCGGCTTCGCAGTACGATCAAGCCCATTTCGCTGCTGGCGGGTCCGGGGGTCGTGCTTGCAACCGGGGTAACGGCGATCGGCATTAAGTATGCGCTGAATTTGCCCTGGATTGCCGCTCTGATCTTGGGGGTGATTCTGGCAATTACGGATACGGTATCGGTGATTGCGGTCTTTAAGGAAATTTCCGTTCCCTCGCGGTTAACCACAATCGTAGAGGGGGAAAGCTTATTTAACGATGGCGTTGCCCTGGTGCTGTTTAACCTGGTGTTGCAGGCAAACCTGTATGGCTCAGTGACGATCGCGGACGGGATACAGGCGTTGATTGTCGTCATCGTGGGCGGAACGCTGATTGGTCTGGCGTTGGGCTACCTGGGGGCGGGACTGTTTGCGCGGGCAGATGATAACCTCAGCAGCATTCTTCTTACGGTGGCGCTGGCGCTGGGGACGTTTCAGGCGGGTCATGCCCTCGGCGTATCCGGGGTCGTAGCGGTCGTGGTGGCAGGGCTGATGGTGGGCAATGTGGGGCAGTCGCGGCTGGTGGCGGCATCGAATCGGGTAACGCTCTATAGCTTCTGGGACTATGCCGGATTTGGTGTGAATACGTTTATCTTTTTGCTGATCGGCGTAGAGGTGAATCTGCTATCGCTCTGGCAAACTCTCCCGGCGGTGCTGCTGGCAATTCTGATGTATCAGATTGGTCGTGCCCTGTCGGTCTATCCGCTGCTGGCGCTTTCCAGTAAGCTCGATCGCCCCATTCCCCTGCGCTGGAAGCACGTTCTCTTTCTCGGCAATATTAAGGGATCGCTGTCCCTGGCACTGGCGCTCAGTTTGCCCGAAATGCTGCCTGCGCGAAGCGATGTGATTACGATCGTCTTTGGGGCGGTGTTGCTCTCGCTGGTGGGTCAGGGTTTGAGTCTGCCCTGGCTGGTTAAACGGCTGCATCTCTCGGCGGTTTCGCCCACGCAGCAGCATACGGAGGAACTGCGGGCACAGTTAATCATCGCGAAGGCGGCACAGGATGAACTCAATAGTTTGCTCAAATCCGGCGTGTTGCCCAAAGCCATCTATGAGGAAATGCGATCGACCTATCAGGTGCAGATCGTCAAAGCCGAGAAAGCCCTGCGGGATCTGTATAACCAGTGGGCGATCGATGTGGCAACGGGGGACGGAGATTCCTCGCGTTTGAATAGTATTAACCGTCGGCTATTGCTGGTGGAAAAGGGGGCACTCACGGAAGCGGTGCGGCGGGGCATTCTTACCGATGATGCAGCAAAAGATCATCTGCGCCAGATTGACGAGAAGCTGCTGAAGTTGGGGGAGGATTAAATTCGCTACTGTTTTTATTTTCGCAGTAGTTTCATAGCATTTTTATTTTTTGAATAATCTCAAGCATTCCCTCGATCGTATTCAATTCCGTTCCCCTCCAGCCATTCGATCGCAATTTTCTCAAAGGCTTGCTGCCGATAGCAATACCAATCTTCTGTCAGATTATGGCGATCGAGCGTCTGCTTAAATCGTCGAAATGCGCCGGAACAGGGGAAAGGTAATCGATCGGGAAGATCATTGTAATTTCAGTTACCAAATTCTGATTATTGGAACTTATTTCTGCTATGATTTGAGGTTTGTGACTTTTAGCTTTTCCCTAAGGATGGTGATAAATGGAAGCACTGGGTAGACATCTTGTGATTGAGCTTTACCGCTGTGCCGCCGAAAAACTCAACGATGTGACGCACATTGAACAGAGTATGATCGACGCAGCGAAAGAATCAGGCGCAACGGTTCTCAACTCTACCTTTCATCATTTTCAGCCGTTTGGCGTGTCCGGTGTCGTAGTCATTCAGGAAAGTCACCTGGCAATTCACACCTGGCCCGAATACGGGTTTGCCTCGCTCGATCTGTTCACCTGCGGCGATAGCGTCGATACCTGGATGGCTTATCACCTGCTGAAGGAAGCCTTTGGCGCAGAATACGGCTCTGCGACGGAAATGTGGCGCGGCTCCTATCGACTGCTGCAAGAACAGCAGAAAGTCCCCATCGGCTCGCTCACCCCTGCCCCGATTCCCTCGGCTCCGCACTACAATCGCAACGTTTGGTTTACAGAGCGCAGTGAAGACTGTGCTTTTTCTTTGCGTCATTCTGGCGATTTGCTGTATCGCAAAAAGTCCCCCTTCCAGGACATCAAGATTTACCAGACCTACAAGTTTGGCAACACGCTCATCCTTGACGACATGGTCATGTGTACTGAGAAGGATGAGTTTGTCTATCACGAGATGATCGCCCACGTGCCGATGCTGACCCATCCCAACCCCAAACGGGCACTAGTGATTGGCGGTGGCGATGGCGGTACGGTGCGCGAACTGCTGCGGCACGAGGGATTAGAAGAAGTCGTCCTGGTAGAAATTGACGAAGACGTGATCGATGCCTCCCGGCAGTATCTTCCGACGATCGCCTCTGCCCTCGACCATCCGAAGCTAAAAGTCCATATTGCCGACGGCATTGAGTACGTCAAGAAATGCGCTGATTCTCAGTTTGACCTGATTATCGTCGATTCTACCGATCCGGTTGGACCCGCCGAGGGCTTGTTTAACGCTGCCTTCTATCGTCAGGTGTATCGCTGCCTCACGGACGACGGCATTCTGGTGGCACAAAGCGAATCACCGATGTTTAACTCTCCCGTATTTCGATCGGTATTTGAGTGCCATCGAGATATCTTTGGTGCGGATCAGGTGCATTGCTATATGGCATACATTCCCACCTATCCCACCGGAATGTGGAGCTTTGCCTATGCCTCGAAGGGAAATGCTCACCCGCTGAAGTCGTTTGACAGCGATCGTGCCCGCCAGTTCTCAGAGAGCCAGAAGCTCCGGTACTACAATGAAGGAGTCCACACGGCTGCTTTTGCCCTGCCAAACTTCGTGCGGGAACTGCTGGCGTAAGCGATCGAATTTTGCCCGTTGGAAGTGCTGATCGGAGGGGAATACCCTGTCTGTAGCCGAAAGGCATTTCCGCAAGGGCAAAATTTTGTAAGGGGGTGTTTGCAAGTTCTTAGAGATCCTGCATCGCCCCCTAAATCCCCCAATTCTGGGGGACTTTGAATCATATTGCTTTAAGCCACACAAAGCCTGTGTGTAGAAAGGATTCGCGAACCGCCCCTACCCCTCTCGCGACACAACCGATCGCCTAAAAATACATTATTTGTTTGTCCTATGGTTAACTTTGCTTCTGCCGATTCCCAAACCTTGCCGCCTGATTACGATCCCAATGGGGTGGGCAGCAAAACGGCGAATATTTTTGGTTTACCTTCTACGATCGACTCTGCGAAAGTGGTGATTATTCCTGTGCCGTGGGAAGTCACCGTGTCTTATGGAGCCGGAACCGCCCGTGGACCTGCGGCAGTGGTGGATGCTTCGACGCAGCTAGACCTGTACGATCCGGAAGGGACGCGCATCTGGGAAGTGGGAGTCGCGGCGCAGGATGTTTCGACGGAATGGCTCGATCGCAACGATGCCCTTCGTACCAAAGCAGCAGAATACATTTCTGCTCTGGAGCAGGGCGAATCCCCCGATGCCTGGACGGAGACGATCGCAGAAATTAATCAGGCTTCGACTGAGCTAAATTCCTGGCTGGAAGCGGAAGCCACAAAACTGCTGATGTCCGGCAAGAAAGTCGGGGTGCTGGGCGGCGATCACAGTTCGCCCCTGGGTTTAATGCAGGCGTTGGCGAAGATTTACGACGATTTTAGTATTCTGCACATTGATGCCCATGCGGATCTGCGAATCGCCTACGAGGGTTTCCAGTATTCCCATGCGTCGATTATGGACAATGCCCTGAAGCTGCCGGAAATTAGCCGACTCGTTCAGGTGGGCATCCGGGATCTCGCGCCGATGGAAGCCGATTGCATCAAAAATTCGGACGATCGGGTGCTGGCATACTATGACTGGACGCTAAAAGAGCGGCTGTATACCGGGCAGACCTGGCATCTGATCTGCGAGGAAATCGTGGCGGCACTGTCGGACAGCGTGTACGTTAGTTTTGATATCGACGGACTCGATCCCTCCCTCTGTCCTCATACGGGTACTCCCGTTCCGGGCGGGTTACAGTTCTCGGAAGTTGCCTATTTATTAAAGCGGTTAGCGCGATCGGGCAAGCAAATTATCGGCTTTGACCTCTGTGAAGTGGCTCCCGGTACAAGTGATTGGAATGGCAATGTGGGGGCAAGGGTGCTGTATCGCCTCATTAGCGCCATGATTCAGTCGCAGCAGCACTATTAGATTTTCTCTGAATGAATTCTGAGCATCAATCGATCGCCGATCAGCTAATTGCCGACCTTCGGTATGAGCGACAGCTTGTGGATCTGATTATTCGCGGCTGTGTTGAGTATCGCTGGGCAGTGACTCAGGAAGAACGAGACGTCGCAGAAGCCATCATCTACAACGCCTTTGAAACCTACGCGATCGAGCGAGGAATTCCCCTGAAGCAGGCAGAGGAATTTTGTGAGCAGCATCTCGATCGGTTGATTCAAATGGTGGAGAATATTTTGTAGAGCGGTCGGGCTATAGCGGTTGCGTGAAGCGATCGGGTTTTCCTCGTTCCAATACTCTGCGCTGGAAATGCCCTTCCCCCTCGTTCCAATGCTCTGCGTTGGAAATGCCTTTGGGAGGCTCTGCCTCCAGATTCCCTTAGCGG from Leptolyngbya ohadii IS1 includes the following:
- a CDS encoding cation:proton antiporter; protein product: MFLPIVLAALQEVALPSQGSFEEIVVGWIILLLVATGVALLSRWVRIPYVTGLVLAGLVIAPWIPDRVSLNSSLILNLFLPILLFEAAINTDISRLRSTIKPISLLAGPGVVLATGVTAIGIKYALNLPWIAALILGVILAITDTVSVIAVFKEISVPSRLTTIVEGESLFNDGVALVLFNLVLQANLYGSVTIADGIQALIVVIVGGTLIGLALGYLGAGLFARADDNLSSILLTVALALGTFQAGHALGVSGVVAVVVAGLMVGNVGQSRLVAASNRVTLYSFWDYAGFGVNTFIFLLIGVEVNLLSLWQTLPAVLLAILMYQIGRALSVYPLLALSSKLDRPIPLRWKHVLFLGNIKGSLSLALALSLPEMLPARSDVITIVFGAVLLSLVGQGLSLPWLVKRLHLSAVSPTQQHTEELRAQLIIAKAAQDELNSLLKSGVLPKAIYEEMRSTYQVQIVKAEKALRDLYNQWAIDVATGDGDSSRLNSINRRLLLVEKGALTEAVRRGILTDDAAKDHLRQIDEKLLKLGED
- the speE gene encoding polyamine aminopropyltransferase yields the protein MEALGRHLVIELYRCAAEKLNDVTHIEQSMIDAAKESGATVLNSTFHHFQPFGVSGVVVIQESHLAIHTWPEYGFASLDLFTCGDSVDTWMAYHLLKEAFGAEYGSATEMWRGSYRLLQEQQKVPIGSLTPAPIPSAPHYNRNVWFTERSEDCAFSLRHSGDLLYRKKSPFQDIKIYQTYKFGNTLILDDMVMCTEKDEFVYHEMIAHVPMLTHPNPKRALVIGGGDGGTVRELLRHEGLEEVVLVEIDEDVIDASRQYLPTIASALDHPKLKVHIADGIEYVKKCADSQFDLIIVDSTDPVGPAEGLFNAAFYRQVYRCLTDDGILVAQSESPMFNSPVFRSVFECHRDIFGADQVHCYMAYIPTYPTGMWSFAYASKGNAHPLKSFDSDRARQFSESQKLRYYNEGVHTAAFALPNFVRELLA
- a CDS encoding agmatinase family protein, producing the protein MVNFASADSQTLPPDYDPNGVGSKTANIFGLPSTIDSAKVVIIPVPWEVTVSYGAGTARGPAAVVDASTQLDLYDPEGTRIWEVGVAAQDVSTEWLDRNDALRTKAAEYISALEQGESPDAWTETIAEINQASTELNSWLEAEATKLLMSGKKVGVLGGDHSSPLGLMQALAKIYDDFSILHIDAHADLRIAYEGFQYSHASIMDNALKLPEISRLVQVGIRDLAPMEADCIKNSDDRVLAYYDWTLKERLYTGQTWHLICEEIVAALSDSVYVSFDIDGLDPSLCPHTGTPVPGGLQFSEVAYLLKRLARSGKQIIGFDLCEVAPGTSDWNGNVGARVLYRLISAMIQSQQHY